A window of the Vibrio fluvialis genome harbors these coding sequences:
- a CDS encoding PilN domain-containing protein, whose translation MLHNINLIPWREAQREAHKRRFVGLCVLALMVALGVQWGAGFYLDQQTQAQQQRLAFLNQHIRQLDAQIAELKVTEQEHKALLTRLNIVESLQQKRNKTTEFMNLMPQLIPEGVYVDKIKMNGEEIEISGISDSTARLATMLDNLEKSTQLSEVGMHSIVSGNRRFGKQFQSFKVSFLFHASAHKPLATVTGEKHG comes from the coding sequence ATGCTGCATAACATCAACCTTATTCCCTGGCGTGAAGCGCAGCGCGAGGCGCACAAACGCCGCTTCGTCGGACTGTGCGTGCTCGCGTTGATGGTGGCATTGGGCGTGCAGTGGGGCGCTGGCTTTTATCTCGATCAGCAAACTCAGGCTCAGCAGCAGCGACTGGCATTTCTCAATCAGCACATTCGCCAACTGGATGCGCAGATTGCCGAGCTGAAAGTGACCGAGCAAGAGCATAAAGCGCTGCTGACCCGGCTCAATATCGTCGAATCGTTACAGCAAAAGCGCAATAAGACCACAGAGTTCATGAACCTGATGCCGCAACTGATTCCGGAAGGTGTCTACGTCGACAAGATCAAAATGAACGGCGAAGAAATTGAAATCAGCGGCATCAGTGACAGTACTGCCCGACTCGCCACCATGCTCGACAATCTGGAAAAATCGACCCAACTGTCTGAGGTCGGTATGCATTCGATCGTGTCAGGTAATCGACGTTTTGGTAAACAATTTCAGAGCTTTAAGGTGTCATTTCTGTTTCATGCGTCAGCTCATAAACCGCTCGCCACCGTGACAGGAGAGAAACATGGCTAA
- a CDS encoding type 4a pilus biogenesis protein PilO gives MANLQELELDEIAEWPLLPQLAVLLLLVLALQGAGYWLYMLPKQDALEGLKQQEQTLKSTIRIKASKVATLPKLKTQLDELAERYDFLLRQLPVQKELASMLASVNELGLENTLTFTRIDWGEKQNQEFLYRLPLNIELTGNYHNIGDFSEAIARLPRIINFDDVDWQRVSQESSTLHFRVRAYTYQFKPEVSDEK, from the coding sequence ATGGCTAACTTGCAGGAACTGGAACTGGATGAAATCGCTGAATGGCCTTTGTTGCCTCAGCTGGCCGTGTTGTTACTGCTGGTTCTGGCTCTGCAAGGTGCGGGCTATTGGTTGTATATGTTGCCCAAGCAGGATGCGCTCGAAGGTTTAAAACAGCAGGAACAAACGCTCAAATCGACGATACGTATCAAAGCCAGCAAAGTGGCCACGTTACCCAAACTCAAAACCCAACTGGATGAACTGGCAGAACGGTATGACTTCCTGCTGCGTCAACTGCCGGTGCAAAAAGAGCTTGCCAGTATGCTGGCGTCGGTTAACGAGCTGGGGCTGGAAAACACGCTGACGTTCACGCGGATTGACTGGGGGGAGAAGCAGAATCAGGAATTCCTCTATCGTCTGCCACTCAATATCGAACTGACCGGCAATTATCACAACATCGGCGACTTTTCCGAAGCGATTGCGCGCTTGCCACGCATCATCAACTTTGACGATGTCGATTGGCAGCGCGTCAGTCAGGAGAGCAGCACGCTGCACTTTCGCGTCCGCGCTTACACCTATCAGTTCAAACCGGAGGTGAGCGATGAAAAATAA
- a CDS encoding pilus assembly protein PilP, which yields MKNKRCWLLGALLLSGCKANQESLSDYVKHVEQQAQREVATLAPVVQFDVFHYAQHHQREPFVLPQEALVQNQPRMKSDCWQPSPRAKSGSLERYPLSQLRLRGVMSSGGSVSALIQTPQGSVMKIKAGQYLGLNNGRVTRVADDYLLIKETLPDGLGCWNQRNVKLALK from the coding sequence ATGAAAAATAAGCGCTGCTGGCTGTTAGGAGCACTACTGCTCAGTGGTTGTAAAGCCAATCAGGAATCGCTATCCGATTACGTTAAACACGTCGAACAGCAGGCGCAGCGTGAAGTGGCGACACTGGCTCCGGTAGTTCAGTTCGACGTGTTTCATTATGCCCAACATCATCAGCGTGAGCCGTTTGTCTTGCCTCAGGAAGCGCTGGTGCAAAACCAACCGCGAATGAAATCGGATTGCTGGCAACCTTCACCGCGCGCCAAAAGTGGTTCGCTGGAGCGTTACCCTCTCAGTCAACTGCGTTTACGAGGTGTCATGAGCAGTGGTGGCTCTGTCTCCGCGTTGATTCAAACGCCGCAAGGTTCGGTAATGAAAATTAAAGCAGGACAGTACCTGGGATTGAACAACGGTCGAGTGACCCGCGTGGCAGACGATTATCTGCTGATCAAAGAGACCCTGCCGGACGGATTGGGATGTTGGAATCAACGCAACGTTAAATTGGCTTTGAAATAA
- a CDS encoding type IV pilus secretin PilQ, with protein sequence MIKGLNASTAWGIRCLFVGACLLLSAATLAQEAAANQLKNIDFRINKDKAAVLIVELASASAVVDVQKTEQGLNIELLKTDVSDDKLYLLDVRDFATAVENIEVFRQQPSTLLVATVQGEFNYDYSLKGNYLEVVIRKLKAEEKAKPKSVLEKEGKRISINFQDIPVRNVLQLIADYNEFNLVVSDSVRGNLTLRLDGVPWQQVLDIILQVKGLDKRVDGNVILVAPKEELDLREKQQLEKARMAEELGDLQSDILIINFAKASDIAQMIGGDGAVNMLSERGSISIDERTNALLIRELPENIAVIRDIVASLDIPVKQVQIEARIVTVNEGNLDELGVRWGFSSTNGSTTTGGSIESNLGAIGLYDGGNNSGGSGDGVAIDDFLNVNLAATSANASSIAFQVAKLGADTLLDLELSAMQRESKAEIISSPRLITTNKQPAYIEQGTEIPYLESSSSGATSVAFKKAVLSLKVTPQITPDNRLVLDLSVTQDRPGEVVKTGTGEAVAINTQRIGTQVLVNNGETVVLGGIFQHSITNSVDKVPLLGDLPVLGALFRRSYEQMGKSELLIFVTPKVVIQ encoded by the coding sequence ATGATTAAAGGACTAAATGCCTCCACGGCGTGGGGAATACGTTGTCTGTTTGTGGGCGCATGCCTGCTGTTATCTGCCGCCACACTTGCTCAGGAGGCGGCGGCCAATCAGCTGAAGAATATCGATTTTCGCATCAACAAAGACAAAGCGGCGGTACTGATTGTCGAACTGGCTTCCGCCTCGGCCGTGGTGGATGTGCAGAAAACCGAGCAAGGCCTGAATATCGAACTGCTGAAAACCGATGTCAGTGACGACAAACTCTACCTGCTCGATGTGCGCGACTTTGCCACCGCAGTGGAAAACATCGAAGTGTTCCGCCAGCAGCCCAGCACCTTGTTGGTCGCAACGGTGCAGGGGGAGTTCAATTATGATTACAGCCTGAAGGGTAACTATCTGGAAGTGGTGATCCGCAAGCTAAAAGCCGAGGAGAAAGCCAAACCAAAAAGCGTACTAGAAAAAGAAGGCAAGCGGATTTCGATTAACTTTCAGGATATTCCGGTGCGCAATGTGCTGCAGTTGATCGCAGACTACAATGAGTTCAATCTGGTGGTTTCCGATTCAGTGCGCGGCAACCTGACGCTGCGCCTTGATGGCGTGCCCTGGCAGCAGGTGCTGGACATTATTCTGCAAGTCAAAGGTCTGGATAAGCGCGTCGACGGCAATGTGATTCTGGTGGCGCCCAAAGAAGAGCTGGATCTGCGTGAAAAGCAGCAGTTGGAAAAAGCCCGCATGGCGGAAGAACTCGGCGATCTGCAATCGGATATTCTCATCATCAACTTTGCCAAAGCGTCTGACATTGCGCAGATGATTGGCGGCGATGGGGCGGTCAATATGTTGTCGGAGCGTGGCTCGATCAGCATTGATGAACGCACCAATGCGCTGCTGATTCGTGAACTGCCGGAGAACATTGCTGTGATTCGCGATATCGTGGCGTCGCTCGATATTCCGGTCAAGCAAGTACAGATTGAAGCGCGTATTGTGACGGTCAATGAAGGTAACTTGGATGAACTGGGTGTGCGCTGGGGTTTCAGCTCCACCAATGGCAGCACGACCACGGGTGGCTCGATTGAAAGCAATCTGGGGGCAATTGGTTTGTACGATGGCGGTAATAATAGTGGCGGTTCTGGTGATGGCGTTGCGATTGATGATTTCCTCAACGTTAACCTCGCAGCCACCTCAGCCAATGCGTCCAGCATTGCGTTTCAGGTCGCCAAGCTTGGCGCAGATACCTTGCTCGATCTTGAACTGTCAGCCATGCAACGCGAGTCAAAAGCGGAAATCATCTCCAGTCCGAGACTGATCACGACCAACAAGCAGCCGGCGTATATTGAGCAGGGTACTGAGATTCCGTACTTGGAATCCTCATCCAGTGGCGCCACCAGTGTGGCATTCAAGAAGGCAGTACTCAGCCTCAAAGTGACGCCACAAATCACCCCCGATAACCGTCTGGTGCTGGATTTGAGCGTTACTCAGGATCGGCCGGGTGAAGTGGTGAAAACCGGTACTGGCGAGGCGGTGGCGATCAACACGCAGCGCATTGGTACACAGGTGCTGGTCAACAACGGTGAAACCGTGGTTCTGGGCGGCATTTTTCAGCACAGTATTACGAATTCAGTCGACAAGGTGCCGCTGCTGGGTGACTTGCCTGTGTTGGGCGCGCTGTTCCGTCGCAGCTACGAACAAATGGGCAAAAGTGAGCTGCTGATCTTCGTAACACCGAAAGTTGTGATTCAGTAA
- the aroK gene encoding shikimate kinase AroK, with protein sequence MAEKRNIFLVGPMGAGKSTIGRHLAQQLHMEFVDSDTVIEERTGADIAWVFDVEGEEGFRKREEAVINDLTEEQGIVLATGGGSVKSKENRNRLSARGIVVYLETTIEKQLARTNRDKKRPLLQTDNPREVLETLAGERNPLYEEIADITVRTDDQSAKVVANQIVKMLEEH encoded by the coding sequence ATGGCTGAAAAACGCAATATTTTCCTTGTTGGCCCAATGGGCGCCGGCAAAAGCACAATTGGTAGACACCTTGCTCAACAACTGCATATGGAGTTTGTCGACTCTGATACAGTGATTGAAGAACGCACAGGTGCCGATATCGCATGGGTATTCGATGTCGAAGGTGAGGAAGGCTTCCGCAAGCGCGAAGAAGCTGTGATCAACGATCTCACTGAAGAACAAGGTATTGTTCTTGCCACTGGTGGTGGTTCCGTAAAGAGTAAAGAGAACCGCAACCGTCTTTCTGCACGTGGCATTGTTGTTTACCTTGAGACGACGATTGAAAAACAACTGGCGCGCACTAACCGCGACAAGAAACGCCCGTTGCTGCAAACTGATAATCCGCGCGAAGTTCTTGAAACCCTAGCGGGTGAGCGCAACCCTCTGTACGAAGAAATTGCAGACATTACGGTACGTACCGACGATCAAAGTGCAAAAGTGGTAGCCAACCAGATCGTAAAAATGCTAGAAGAACATTAA
- the aroB gene encoding 3-dehydroquinate synthase has translation MERITVSLDERSYPISIGAGLFNDPALLSLSAKQKVLIITNHTVAPLYAGKITALLDQKGCQSAVLELPDGEQYKSLDTFNTVMSYLLEHNYSRDVVIVALGGGVIGDLVGFAAACYQRGVDFIQIPTTLLSQVDSSVGGKTAVNHPLGKNMIGAFYQPKAVIIDTNCLSTLPAREFAAGMAEVIKYGIIYDYDFFVWLEQNMESLYALDEQALSYAIARCCQIKAEVVAQDEKESGIRALLNLGHTFGHAIEAELGYGNWLHGEAVAAGTVMAAKTAQLQGLISQEQLDRIQAILQKANLPVHTPDSMSFDDFMKHMMRDKKVLAGELRLVLPTSIGTSDVVKGVPEAVIEQAIDYCRTV, from the coding sequence ATGGAACGGATTACGGTCAGTTTAGATGAGCGTAGCTACCCAATCTCAATTGGTGCCGGATTATTCAATGATCCGGCTCTTCTTTCTTTATCCGCAAAACAAAAAGTTCTGATCATCACCAACCATACAGTGGCTCCGCTGTATGCTGGTAAAATCACGGCTCTGCTCGATCAAAAAGGCTGTCAGTCTGCAGTGTTAGAACTGCCGGATGGCGAGCAATACAAAAGCCTCGATACCTTCAATACCGTTATGAGTTATCTGCTTGAGCACAACTACAGCCGCGATGTGGTGATTGTGGCTCTCGGTGGTGGCGTGATTGGCGACCTGGTTGGCTTTGCGGCTGCCTGCTATCAACGCGGTGTCGATTTTATTCAGATTCCCACTACACTGCTTTCGCAAGTGGACTCTTCCGTTGGTGGTAAAACCGCGGTGAACCATCCACTGGGCAAAAACATGATTGGTGCTTTCTACCAACCTAAAGCGGTTATCATTGATACCAACTGTTTGTCGACACTGCCTGCGCGTGAATTTGCGGCGGGAATGGCGGAAGTGATCAAATACGGCATCATTTACGATTACGACTTCTTTGTCTGGCTGGAACAGAACATGGAATCACTCTATGCGCTGGATGAGCAGGCACTCTCCTATGCGATTGCCCGTTGCTGCCAGATCAAAGCGGAAGTGGTGGCGCAGGATGAAAAAGAGTCGGGTATTCGCGCGTTGTTGAACCTGGGTCATACATTTGGTCATGCGATCGAAGCAGAACTGGGGTATGGTAACTGGCTACACGGTGAAGCCGTGGCAGCAGGTACGGTGATGGCGGCAAAAACCGCTCAGCTTCAAGGGCTTATCTCTCAAGAGCAACTGGATCGCATTCAGGCGATTTTGCAAAAAGCCAACCTTCCGGTTCATACACCGGACAGCATGTCGTTCGACGATTTCATGAAACACATGATGCGCGACAAAAAAGTGTTGGCAGGTGAGCTACGCTTGGTATTACCGACCAGTATCGGTACATCCGATGTGGTCAAAGGGGTACCTGAAGCGGTGATTGAACAAGCCATCGACTACTGCCGTACGGTGTAA
- a CDS encoding AAA family ATPase, giving the protein MSLAHELTLDSQVELLERLQLLTRFGSNFVNVVGPLGAGKSWLAQRYLEHWADDKNQSLLMCHPNQDDEQRRTTLLTQLVSEPLFNPKDSLIESFSRLFEDSSCDIVVVVDDAHLLTDTMISELWMWVLEAQSNPRWTVNVVLFAQSNSLDALLTRLSYGQELKPIDLEIEALSQDECDRLFEQRVMRYVEDDMERQVRQAYKKVQPLPGEIMALADQKMEKRIVIRSIIGSPLKITLLVLILLLLIGGGYWWMLSQPSPDDKAQQLAQNQEQTAIPTLNTASGSSTKMDSVLAESDTQPAQLEDDSSALPPDVKESTEGVGQADSNQQRVVITSDVVDALLEGKPQAADTSAIDKVVAAAPQVDAQPKVAAETVQAAQLASPPAVEQPAAAEQTPPQTKITFSFGREELKAMSPRSYTLQLAAVNSLAEVQTFIERHQLQGKVNVYPTLRNDVEWYIITYSNYPTIQMARDAVETLPKSLQAMGPWAKSLSQVHREIERGQ; this is encoded by the coding sequence ATGAGTTTGGCACATGAGTTGACGTTGGATTCCCAGGTGGAGCTGCTTGAACGCTTGCAGCTGCTGACCCGTTTTGGTTCCAACTTCGTCAATGTGGTCGGTCCGCTGGGTGCGGGTAAATCCTGGCTGGCCCAACGTTATCTGGAACATTGGGCAGACGACAAAAACCAGTCGCTATTAATGTGCCATCCGAATCAGGATGACGAGCAGCGCCGCACCACGTTGCTGACTCAACTGGTGTCGGAACCGCTGTTCAATCCTAAAGACTCCCTGATCGAAAGTTTTTCCCGCCTGTTTGAAGACAGCAGCTGCGATATCGTGGTGGTGGTCGACGACGCTCATCTGCTCACGGACACGATGATTTCAGAATTGTGGATGTGGGTACTGGAAGCGCAGAGCAACCCGCGCTGGACAGTGAACGTTGTGCTGTTTGCGCAGTCCAACAGTCTGGACGCTCTGCTGACTCGTCTGAGCTATGGTCAGGAACTCAAACCGATTGACCTCGAAATTGAGGCGCTCTCACAAGATGAGTGTGACAGGCTGTTTGAGCAGCGCGTCATGCGTTATGTTGAAGACGATATGGAACGTCAGGTTCGTCAGGCCTACAAAAAAGTGCAGCCGTTACCGGGAGAGATTATGGCACTCGCAGATCAGAAAATGGAAAAACGTATTGTGATTCGTTCCATCATCGGTTCGCCGTTGAAGATTACGCTGCTGGTGCTGATTCTGTTACTGCTGATTGGTGGTGGCTACTGGTGGATGCTGTCGCAGCCATCACCGGACGACAAAGCGCAGCAACTGGCACAAAATCAGGAACAAACGGCGATTCCGACGCTCAACACGGCTTCCGGTTCGTCAACCAAAATGGATTCAGTGCTGGCAGAGAGCGATACTCAGCCCGCGCAGTTAGAAGACGATTCTTCTGCCTTGCCACCGGATGTGAAAGAGTCCACCGAAGGTGTGGGTCAGGCAGACAGCAATCAGCAGCGTGTCGTGATCACCTCTGATGTTGTTGATGCGTTGCTGGAAGGCAAACCGCAGGCCGCCGATACCTCAGCGATCGATAAGGTCGTGGCCGCGGCGCCTCAAGTTGACGCACAACCCAAAGTGGCCGCAGAAACAGTACAAGCGGCGCAACTGGCATCACCACCGGCGGTAGAACAACCAGCCGCAGCAGAGCAAACGCCACCGCAAACCAAGATTACTTTCTCTTTTGGCCGTGAAGAGCTGAAAGCGATGTCGCCACGCAGCTACACGTTGCAACTGGCGGCGGTCAACTCGCTGGCCGAAGTGCAGACGTTCATCGAACGTCATCAGTTGCAAGGCAAAGTGAATGTCTACCCGACACTGCGCAACGATGTCGAGTGGTACATCATTACCTACAGTAACTACCCAACCATTCAGATGGCGCGCGATGCGGTGGAAACGCTGCCGAAATCGTTGCAGGCGATGGGGCCATGGGCCAAATCGCTCAGTCAGGTACACCGGGAAATTGAGCGTGGCCAGTAA
- a CDS encoding Dam family site-specific DNA-(adenine-N6)-methyltransferase — protein sequence MKKQRAFLKWAGGKFGLVEDIQRHLPPADELVEPFVGAGSIFLNTEFKHYLLADINPDLINLYNLLKERPSDYIDEAKRWFTPENNRKEAYLSIRQQFNQTDDIMYRSLAFLYMNRFGFNGLCRYNKKGGFNVPFGSYKKPYFPQAELEFFAEKAQRATFICAGYDETFRRAAASSVVYCDPPYAPLSSTANFTSYAGNGFTLDDQAALADIAEKTATERGIPVLISNHDTILTRRLYHGAQLNVVKVKRTISRNGAGRNKVDELLALFSPAQQDL from the coding sequence ATGAAAAAGCAGCGTGCCTTTCTGAAATGGGCGGGGGGAAAGTTTGGCCTCGTCGAAGACATTCAACGCCACCTGCCACCGGCTGATGAACTGGTTGAACCGTTTGTCGGCGCTGGGTCTATCTTCCTCAACACCGAGTTTAAGCATTACCTGCTGGCGGATATCAATCCGGATCTGATCAATCTCTACAATCTGCTTAAAGAGCGTCCAAGCGATTACATCGACGAAGCCAAGCGCTGGTTTACGCCGGAAAACAATCGCAAAGAAGCGTACCTGTCGATTCGTCAGCAGTTTAATCAGACGGACGATATCATGTACCGCTCACTGGCCTTTCTGTATATGAACCGTTTTGGCTTTAACGGCTTGTGCCGTTACAACAAAAAAGGCGGTTTCAATGTGCCGTTTGGTTCATACAAAAAACCTTATTTCCCGCAAGCTGAACTGGAATTCTTTGCCGAAAAAGCGCAGCGCGCGACTTTTATCTGTGCTGGTTACGACGAGACGTTTCGCCGCGCGGCAGCCAGCAGCGTGGTGTATTGCGATCCCCCGTACGCGCCGCTGTCATCGACGGCCAATTTTACGTCTTACGCGGGTAATGGCTTTACACTTGATGACCAGGCTGCGTTGGCCGATATCGCCGAGAAAACCGCGACAGAACGCGGCATTCCGGTGCTGATTTCCAACCACGACACCATTCTGACCCGCCGTTTGTACCATGGCGCGCAGCTCAATGTGGTGAAAGTGAAGCGTACCATCAGTCGCAACGGCGCGGGTCGCAACAAGGTGGACGAACTGCTGGCGCTGTTCAGCCCGGCTCAACAGGATTTGTAA
- the rpe gene encoding ribulose-phosphate 3-epimerase: MKDFLIAPSILSADFARLGEDVEKVLAAGADVVHFDVMDNHYVPNLTFGAPICKALRDYGITAPIDVHLMVKPVDRIIPDFAKAGASMITFHVEASEHVDRTLQLIKEHGCKAGVVLNPATSLSHLDYIMDKVDMILLMSVNPGFGGQSFIPHTLDKLRAVRKLIDDSGRDIRLEIDGGVKVDNIREIAAAGADMFVAGSAIFGQPDYKAVVDAMRAELARVE, translated from the coding sequence ATGAAAGATTTTCTCATTGCTCCATCCATTCTCTCTGCAGATTTTGCCCGTCTCGGGGAAGACGTCGAAAAAGTCCTGGCGGCGGGTGCCGACGTGGTTCACTTTGACGTGATGGACAACCACTACGTACCTAACCTGACGTTTGGCGCGCCCATTTGTAAAGCGCTGCGTGATTATGGCATTACCGCACCGATTGACGTTCACTTGATGGTCAAACCGGTCGATCGCATCATTCCTGATTTCGCTAAAGCCGGCGCTTCGATGATCACTTTCCATGTTGAAGCGTCTGAGCACGTTGACCGTACACTGCAACTGATCAAAGAGCACGGCTGTAAAGCGGGCGTAGTGCTTAACCCGGCAACGTCACTCAGCCATCTGGATTACATCATGGACAAAGTGGATATGATTCTGCTGATGTCGGTCAACCCGGGTTTTGGCGGTCAGTCATTCATTCCGCATACGCTGGATAAACTGCGTGCGGTGCGCAAACTGATTGATGACAGCGGCCGTGATATTCGTCTGGAAATCGACGGCGGTGTGAAAGTGGACAACATTCGCGAAATCGCGGCAGCCGGTGCGGATATGTTCGTGGCTGGTTCGGCGATTTTCGGTCAGCCAGATTACAAAGCGGTCGTGGACGCGATGCGTGCAGAGCTGGCTCGCGTAGAATAA
- a CDS encoding phosphoglycolate phosphatase encodes MNQIKLIAFDLDGTLLDSVPDLAVAADQAVRAMGFPGVTELQVRDYVGNGADVLIARSLSQSLTIDPSLSDEVRSKARVLFDDFYEQTGHKLSHLYANVKETLAQLHRAGFTLALVTNKPSKFVPHVLAQHGIDGYFSDVIGGDTFPNKKPDPMALNWLLDKHQLSASEMLMVGDSKNDILAAKNAGCASFGLTYGYNHGEPIAASEPDVVADNIAQLLDVVLVSA; translated from the coding sequence TTGAACCAAATTAAGTTGATCGCTTTTGATCTCGACGGCACGTTACTCGACAGCGTGCCAGACTTGGCGGTTGCCGCCGATCAAGCGGTGCGCGCGATGGGATTCCCTGGCGTGACTGAACTGCAGGTGCGCGATTATGTCGGTAATGGTGCCGATGTGCTGATTGCCCGCTCTCTGAGCCAGAGCCTGACGATTGATCCGTCACTGAGCGACGAAGTGCGCAGCAAAGCGCGCGTGCTGTTTGATGATTTCTATGAGCAGACTGGCCACAAGCTGAGCCACCTTTACGCCAATGTTAAAGAGACGCTGGCGCAGCTGCACCGCGCGGGTTTCACTCTGGCGCTGGTGACCAATAAACCGTCGAAGTTTGTGCCGCACGTGCTGGCTCAGCATGGTATTGATGGCTACTTCAGTGACGTGATTGGCGGCGATACCTTCCCGAACAAGAAGCCGGATCCGATGGCACTGAACTGGCTGCTGGACAAACACCAGCTGAGCGCCAGCGAAATGCTGATGGTCGGTGATTCCAAGAACGACATTCTGGCGGCGAAAAATGCCGGCTGTGCGTCGTTCGGTCTGACTTACGGTTACAACCACGGCGAACCCATCGCTGCGTCTGAGCCGGATGTGGTGGCGGATAACATCGCGCAATTGCTCGATGTTGTGCTCGTTTCTGCGTAA
- the trpS gene encoding tryptophan--tRNA ligase, with protein sequence MSKPIVLSGVQPSGELSIGNYLGALRQWQQMQDDYDCHYCVVDLHAITVRQDPKALHEATLDALAICLAVGVDPKKSTLFVQSHVPEHAQLGWVLNCYTQMGELSRMTQFKDKSARYANDVNAGLFDYPVLMAADILLYGAHQVPVGSDQKQHLELARDIATRFNNIYSPETPIFEVPEPYIPTVNARVMSLQDATKKMSKSDDNRKNVITLLEDPKSIIKKINKAQTDTDTPPRIAHDVEAKAGISNLMGLYAAATGKTFAEIEAQYAGVEMYGPFKKDVGEALVAMLEPVQAEYHRVRADRAYLDSVMRDGAEKASARALQTLKKVFDAVGFVARP encoded by the coding sequence ATGAGCAAACCCATCGTATTGAGTGGTGTTCAACCGTCAGGTGAACTAAGTATCGGTAACTACTTGGGTGCTCTACGTCAATGGCAACAGATGCAAGACGACTATGATTGTCACTACTGTGTAGTGGATTTGCATGCGATCACGGTTCGTCAGGATCCGAAAGCGCTGCATGAAGCAACACTGGATGCATTGGCAATCTGTCTGGCCGTTGGTGTTGATCCGAAAAAGAGCACGCTATTTGTTCAGTCACATGTACCAGAGCATGCTCAATTGGGTTGGGTTCTTAACTGTTACACACAAATGGGCGAACTGAGCCGCATGACTCAGTTTAAGGACAAGTCTGCGCGTTACGCGAACGATGTAAACGCCGGTCTGTTTGACTACCCGGTTCTGATGGCTGCGGATATTCTGTTGTACGGCGCGCACCAAGTGCCTGTAGGCAGCGACCAGAAGCAGCACTTGGAGTTGGCGCGCGATATCGCCACCCGTTTCAACAACATCTACAGTCCTGAAACGCCAATCTTTGAAGTGCCGGAGCCGTACATTCCGACCGTGAATGCACGCGTGATGAGCCTGCAAGATGCGACCAAGAAAATGTCGAAGTCGGATGACAACCGCAAGAACGTGATCACGTTGCTGGAAGATCCGAAGTCGATCATTAAAAAGATCAACAAAGCCCAGACAGACACAGATACGCCGCCACGCATCGCACACGATGTAGAAGCGAAGGCAGGCATCTCGAACCTGATGGGGCTGTACGCAGCGGCTACCGGTAAAACGTTTGCCGAAATTGAAGCGCAATACGCGGGCGTGGAAATGTACGGTCCGTTTAAGAAAGACGTCGGTGAAGCGCTGGTGGCGATGTTAGAACCGGTTCAAGCTGAATACCACCGCGTGCGTGCAGATCGCGCGTACCTCGACAGTGTGATGCGTGATGGCGCAGAGAAAGCCTCAGCGCGTGCACTGCAAACCCTGAAGAAAGTGTTTGATGCCGTTGGTTTTGTGGCTCGCCCGTAA